A window of Primulina tabacum isolate GXHZ01 chromosome 4, ASM2559414v2, whole genome shotgun sequence contains these coding sequences:
- the LOC142542229 gene encoding crocetin glucosyltransferase, chloroplastic-like, protein MNSRHVLLISYPAQGHINPSLRFAQRLIHIGIDVTFATTVNVRRRMAKASSGDAPKGLTFATFSDGYDDGFKPSDDGKRYMSELKKSSSRTLKDIIVASSEQGRPVTCLVYTVLLPWAAEVAREVHVPCALLWIQPATVLVVYYYYFKGFEDEIKANSDNPSWKIQFPGLPYNFSKSDLPSFILPESAESYGFVLPSFKEQIEALDLETKPKVLVNNFDVLEPDALKSIENYVFIGIGPLIPPAFLTDGQVLLSDKSFGGDLFQKSDDYIEWLNSNPDSSVVYVSFGSLLNLPKSQMEEIAEGLLDSKKPFLWVIRANQDENEEDEKLSCMEELENLGKIVPWCSQLEVLTHKSLGCFITHCGWNSTLESLSCGVPMVAFPQWSDQGTNAKLIVDAWKVGVRVKVNENGVVESDEIRSCIEKVMGDGENGRELRENARKWKSLAREAMEEEGSSNKNLKAFLQEMGC, encoded by the coding sequence ATGAATTCACGCCACGTCCTCCTCATCTCATACCCGGCACAAGGACACATCAACCCCTCGCTTCGGTTTGCCCAAAGGCTTATCCACATCGGGATTGATGTCACCTTCGCCACCACCGTGAATGTGCGGCGGCGCATGGCCAAAGCCTCTTCCGGAGACGCCCCCAAAGGCCTCACCTTCGCAACATTCTCCGACGGGTACGATGATGGCTTCAAGCCTAGCGATGACGGCAAGCGCTACATGTCGGAACTAAAAAAGAGTAGCTCAAgaactttgaaagatataattGTCGCCTCGTCGGAGCAAGGCCGCCCCGTCACGTGCTTGGTGTACACAGTCCTGCTCCCATGGGCGGCGGAGGTGGCGCGTGAGGTTCATGTCCCGTGTGCGCTTCTCTGGATTCAACCGGCCACCGTGCTGGTCGTGTACTACTATTATTTTAAAGGGTTTGAAGATGAAATAAAGGCGAACTCCGATAATCCCTCATGGAAAATTCAGTTCCCCGGACTCCCATACAACTTCTCCAAAAGTGATCTTCCATCTTTTATACTTCCAGAGAGCGCTGAAAGCTACGGCTTCGTGCTTCCATCTTTCAAGGAGCAGATTGAGGCTCTTGATTTAGAAACGAAACCGAAGGTTTTAGTAAACAATTTCGATGTGTTGGAGCCTGATGCATTGAAATCCATTGAAAACTACGTGTTTATTGGGATCGGACCCCTGATCCCTCCTGCTTTCTTAACGGATGGTCAAGTACTCTTGTCGGACAAATCATTTGGGGGCGATCTTTTTCAGAAATCAGATGATTACATTGAATGGTTGAACTCAAATCCGGATTCGTCAGTGGTTTATGTCTCATTTGGTAGCTTGTTGAATCTTCCGAAATCCCAGATGGAAGAGATTGCAGAAGGCTTATTAGATTCTAAAAAACCATTTCTATGGGTTATTCGAGCTAATCAagatgaaaatgaagaagatGAGAAGCTGAGTTGCATGGAGGAACTCGAAAATCTTGGGAAGATAGTGCCATGGTGTTCTCAGCTGGAGGTTCTTACCCACAAGTCGTTAGGGTGCTTCATAACGCACTGCGGATGGAATTCAACTTTAGAGAGCTTGTCATGTGGCGTGCCGATGGTAGCCTTTCCGCAATGGTCGGATCAAGGGACGAACGCAAAGCTGATCGTAGATGCGTGGAAGGTCGGGGTTAGAGTGAAAGTGAATGAAAATGGCGTGGTTGAGAGTGATGAGATCAGGTCTTGCATCGAGAAAGTGATGGGTGATGGTGAAAATGGGAGAGAATTGCGAGAAAATGCGAGAAAATGGAAGAGTTTGGCAAGAGAAGCCATGGAGGAAGAAGGATCTTCCAACAAGAACTTGAAAGCGTTTCTTCAAGAAATGGGGTGTTAG